The Musa acuminata AAA Group cultivar baxijiao chromosome BXJ1-3, Cavendish_Baxijiao_AAA, whole genome shotgun sequence genome window below encodes:
- the LOC135623913 gene encoding conglutin alpha 2-like: MKKKKKRRWLQRGLQREAVGRGEKKRGRRGRREEEEEEEEEEEEEEERRIAAARLQRGGVWLWGGKGKRRRREGEEEGKERQLQQPGLQHLCFPQVETEERMCGALRMKREEEEEEEEEEDSCGKAAARRCVALGRKREEGKRRRRRRGRERGVIPLFPAEETEERVCVTPGKKGLQLRRWQLQLEEKKKRKMSRGGGRGCGRGCGRDCSSCSGERRRREEGEGRGEGKEVAAAAVVAAAAMAGKEEEKKERKKKRKGRRGRREEEEKGLQLRRWQLQLWQGKRKRKGRRREREGEEEERKRRRGCGCDDGSCSCGWERREGKEEEEKGKERKKRGRGEGVAAAAVAAAVGRGGGNRAGEEEEAATLKSVCCKL, from the coding sequence atgaagaagaagaagaagaggaggtggctgcagcgagggctgcagcgagaagctgtggggcgtggggagaagaagagaggaagaagagggagaagagaagaagaagaagaagaagaagaagaagaagaagaagaagaagagaggaggatagctgcggcaaggctgcagcgaggaggtgtgtggctttggggaggaaaagggaagaggagaagaagagaaggagaagaagagggaaaagagaggcagctgcagcagccagggctgcagcacctctgtttcccgcaggtggaaacagaggagaggatgtgtggggcgttgaggatgaaaagggaagaagaagaagaagaagaagaagaagaagatagctgcggcaaggctgcagcgaggagatgtgtggccttggggaggaaaagggaagaggggaagaggagaagaagaagaagaggaagagaaagaggtgtgatacctctgtttcctgcagaggaaacagaggagagggtgtgtgtgacgccggggaagaaggggctgcagttgcggcgatggcagctgcagctggaagagaagaagaagaggaagatgagcaggggaggagggagaggttgcggccgtggctgcggccgcgactgcagcagttgcagcggggagagaagaagaagagaggaaggagaaggaagaggagaagggaaagaagtagctgcggctgcggttgtggcagctgcagctatggcagggaaagaggaagagaaaaaggaaaggaagaagaagagaaagggaaggagaggaagaagagaggaagaggagaaggggctgcagctgcggcgatggcagctgcagctgtggcagggaaagagaaaaaggaaaggaagaagaagagaaagggaaggagaggaagaagagaggaagaggagaaggggctgcggctgcgatgatggcagctgcagctgtggctgggaaagaagagaaggaaaggaagaagaagagaaagggaaggagaggaagaagagaggaagaggagaaggggtggcagctgcggcagtggcagctgcagttggaagaggaggaggaaatagagcaggggaggaagaagaggctgcgacgtTGAAATCAGTTTGTTGCAAACtctga